In a single window of the Flavobacterium sp. W4I14 genome:
- a CDS encoding putative CocE/NonD family hydrolase (product_source=TIGR00976; cath_funfam=3.40.50.1820; cleavage_site_network=SignalP-noTM; cog=COG2936; ko=KO:K06978; pfam=PF02129,PF08530; superfamily=49785,53474; tigrfam=TIGR00976) — protein MKINLAKLGVAVLCLVMGMETFAQQKLTLPDITNYIINDSVMIKTKYGITLSAVVVRKKGVQQKLPAALFYFIYSNTQRSLMEAKYAADHGYIGIVADARGKRLSPDQPAPYEYEVQDVNAVIDWIITQSWSNGSVGMYGGSYSGFAQWAAIKHLHPALKTIVPYVAAIPGLGLPMENNVFLAANYQWAFYITNNKYTDDAVNNDDVRWRRMRNNWWESGAAYNKIDSIDGTPNPLLQKWLSHPDYDAYWQSMVPYGKDFKHINIPVLSITGYYDDGQVSALEYLREHYKYNPSAEHYLIIGPYDHFGSQIGGVANLRDYEVDSIALINTREITFQWLDYILKDGKKPVLLKDKINYEVMGANKWKHAASLAKMEDYHIRFYLDSTANGMLLSEQKPAREVFMHQQVDLADRTTFYNDYYPEPIIKKEIDRSNGLFFITKPFSQAISVSGALEGQLKAIINKKDMDLGLVLYEVTPSGEYFQLSYYLGRASYAYDMSKRNLLKPGKLETIPFYRSRVFSKQLQKGSRLLLMLNIDKNPFAQINYGTGKDVSKETVKDAGLPLEIKWSTQSFIELGFSVDVKGLFK, from the coding sequence ATGAAAATAAACTTAGCAAAACTGGGTGTGGCTGTGCTATGCCTCGTAATGGGCATGGAAACCTTTGCACAGCAAAAGTTAACCTTACCCGATATCACTAATTATATCATCAACGATAGCGTGATGATTAAAACAAAATACGGCATTACTTTATCTGCTGTAGTGGTGAGGAAAAAAGGTGTGCAGCAGAAATTACCTGCAGCGCTCTTTTATTTTATCTATTCCAACACCCAAAGGAGTTTGATGGAAGCCAAATACGCTGCCGATCATGGCTACATAGGCATTGTGGCCGATGCGAGAGGAAAACGACTGAGCCCTGATCAGCCAGCGCCTTATGAGTATGAAGTACAGGATGTGAATGCGGTTATCGATTGGATCATCACTCAATCATGGAGTAATGGTAGTGTGGGCATGTATGGAGGGAGTTATTCTGGTTTTGCACAATGGGCTGCCATCAAGCACCTGCATCCAGCGCTTAAAACCATTGTACCTTATGTAGCTGCAATTCCAGGGCTTGGCTTACCCATGGAAAATAATGTTTTTTTAGCAGCCAATTATCAATGGGCATTTTACATCACCAACAACAAATACACCGATGATGCTGTGAATAACGATGATGTCCGTTGGCGCAGAATGCGGAATAACTGGTGGGAAAGTGGGGCCGCTTACAATAAGATCGACAGCATTGATGGTACACCAAATCCATTGTTGCAGAAGTGGCTTAGTCACCCCGATTACGATGCCTACTGGCAGTCGATGGTGCCCTATGGTAAAGATTTTAAACACATTAATATTCCAGTACTTAGTATTACCGGCTATTATGATGATGGGCAGGTTTCGGCATTAGAATACCTCCGCGAACATTATAAGTATAATCCCTCGGCCGAACATTATTTAATTATAGGCCCCTACGATCATTTTGGATCACAGATAGGTGGAGTCGCCAATTTGAGAGATTACGAAGTAGATTCAATTGCACTGATCAATACCCGCGAAATCACTTTCCAATGGCTCGATTATATTCTTAAAGATGGAAAGAAACCTGTACTGTTAAAAGATAAGATCAATTATGAGGTAATGGGCGCAAATAAATGGAAACATGCTGCTTCATTGGCAAAAATGGAGGATTACCATATCCGCTTTTATTTGGACAGCACTGCAAACGGAATGCTGCTGTCGGAGCAAAAGCCAGCTAGAGAAGTTTTTATGCACCAGCAGGTTGATCTGGCAGACAGAACCACATTCTACAATGATTATTACCCTGAACCGATCATCAAAAAAGAAATCGACAGATCCAATGGACTGTTTTTTATCACGAAGCCATTTAGTCAAGCCATTTCAGTATCAGGTGCGCTAGAGGGACAGCTTAAAGCCATCATCAACAAAAAGGATATGGACCTAGGGCTGGTTCTGTACGAAGTTACGCCCTCAGGTGAATATTTTCAGCTTTCTTATTATTTAGGAAGAGCCAGTTACGCATACGATATGAGTAAAAGAAACTTGCTTAAACCTGGGAAGTTAGAAACCATACCTTTTTATAGATCGAGAGTATTCAGTAAGCAGCTGCAAAAAGGGAGCAGATTGCTTTTAATGCTCAATATTGATAAAAATCCTTTTGCGCAGATCAACTACGGAACAGGTAAGGATGTGAGTAAAGAAACGGTAAAGGATGCAGGCCTTCCACTTGAAATTAAATGGTCTACACAGAGTTTTATCGAGCTTGGTTTTTCGGTAGATGTTAAAGGTTTGTTTAAATAA
- a CDS encoding two-component system LytT family response regulator (product_source=KO:K02477; cath_funfam=3.40.50.2300; cog=COG3279; ko=KO:K02477; pfam=PF00072,PF04397; smart=SM00448,SM00850; superfamily=52172): MRNIRTLIVDDERGARQELIRMLKSYPQVTVLGEAANADEAEQLIGLLKPDLIFLDIQMPGRSGFDLLENLVYVPQVIFVTAFDSYAVQAFEVSAMDYLMKPVREERFKSAIDKAIEKISKDDGTAVFVKDRGKHHLIKWKDVHLIESVENYARLFFGQEHVLLKTSLNKLEENPHCQRFFRASRSILFNLDYIRLVKKGGDGMLVELKTGELVRISERQAIKLRNLIKI; the protein is encoded by the coding sequence ATGAGAAATATTAGGACACTGATTGTTGACGATGAACGTGGCGCAAGGCAGGAACTGATAAGGATGCTAAAAAGCTATCCACAGGTTACGGTATTGGGTGAGGCTGCTAATGCCGATGAAGCCGAACAGCTCATCGGACTTTTAAAGCCTGATCTGATTTTTTTGGACATACAGATGCCTGGCCGTTCGGGTTTCGATCTGTTGGAAAATTTGGTATATGTGCCGCAGGTGATTTTTGTAACGGCTTTCGACAGTTATGCGGTGCAGGCTTTTGAAGTAAGCGCCATGGATTACCTGATGAAACCTGTACGGGAAGAACGCTTTAAAAGTGCAATTGATAAAGCCATAGAAAAGATCAGCAAGGATGATGGCACAGCTGTTTTTGTAAAGGACAGAGGCAAACATCACCTCATAAAATGGAAAGATGTGCATCTTATCGAGTCAGTAGAGAATTATGCGCGACTCTTTTTTGGCCAGGAACATGTATTGCTTAAAACTTCGTTAAATAAACTAGAAGAAAACCCCCATTGCCAAAGGTTTTTCAGGGCGAGCAGAAGTATTTTATTTAACCTCGATTACATCAGGTTGGTAAAAAAGGGCGGTGATGGTATGCTCGTAGAACTTAAAACAGGAGAACTGGTCAGGATCTCGGAACGGCAGGCCATTAAACTCCGAAACCTTATTAAAATATAA
- a CDS encoding signal transduction histidine kinase (product_source=COG0642; cath_funfam=3.30.565.10; cog=COG0642; pfam=PF06580; superfamily=55874,81464; transmembrane_helix_parts=Inside_1_12,TMhelix_13_35,Outside_36_49,TMhelix_50_67,Inside_68_87,TMhelix_88_110,Outside_111_124,TMhelix_125_147,Inside_148_361): protein MLCLEQKILEKKPYISLYWKCQLIGWSVAALYWTFQGWSGAGNFRFDMAVVQFVSDVVMYILITHLYRNFANKNHWQDLALQKLIWRMLIVIPVMGIFYTIVTVSKLYLVRLLFLSHPPQPFADFFSLNAAGIFVAGIRLMAIWLLAYHLYHYAKREIRLSVENARLELSFKQSQLDNLSAQLNPHFLFNALNNIKSLVYTRPDAAGRAIDLLSELLRSGLYKGNAMLIRLNEEIDLVRDYLELEGLRMEERLQYDLDIDISLSGLMVPRLCIQTLVENAVKHGVALEKHGGKIEVVINEQNGLVSICVLNPGRLEPNKTVAGIGLQNLKERLDLSYQHHAYFSLYEMEQKVCAEIKIPVR from the coding sequence TTGCTTTGTTTGGAACAGAAAATTTTGGAAAAGAAACCCTATATATCGCTTTATTGGAAATGTCAGCTAATTGGCTGGTCTGTGGCCGCTTTGTATTGGACATTTCAAGGTTGGTCTGGAGCTGGTAATTTCAGATTCGATATGGCTGTTGTACAGTTTGTTTCGGATGTGGTCATGTACATTTTGATTACCCATTTGTACCGTAATTTTGCAAATAAAAACCACTGGCAAGACCTGGCGCTTCAGAAACTGATCTGGCGTATGTTGATCGTTATTCCGGTAATGGGTATTTTTTATACTATAGTTACGGTTAGTAAATTGTACCTGGTGAGATTACTGTTCTTAAGCCACCCACCCCAGCCGTTTGCTGATTTTTTTAGTTTAAATGCAGCAGGTATTTTTGTTGCGGGTATCCGCTTAATGGCCATATGGCTTTTAGCCTACCACCTTTACCACTACGCAAAACGGGAAATACGGTTATCGGTAGAAAATGCCAGATTGGAGCTTAGCTTTAAGCAATCGCAACTGGATAATCTTTCTGCTCAGTTAAATCCTCATTTTTTGTTCAATGCACTCAATAACATAAAATCTTTGGTATATACCCGCCCCGATGCTGCGGGTAGGGCAATCGATCTGCTAAGCGAACTGTTGCGCAGTGGATTGTATAAAGGCAATGCCATGCTCATCAGGTTAAATGAAGAAATAGACCTGGTGAGAGATTACCTGGAGCTAGAGGGGTTGAGAATGGAAGAAAGATTACAATACGATTTGGATATCGATATCTCGCTCTCTGGGCTGATGGTGCCACGCCTATGCATTCAAACATTGGTAGAAAATGCAGTAAAGCATGGAGTTGCATTAGAAAAGCATGGTGGAAAGATCGAAGTAGTAATTAACGAGCAGAATGGATTGGTAAGCATCTGTGTTTTAAATCCTGGCAGGTTGGAACCAAATAAAACGGTCGCAGGCATAGGACTGCAGAACCTGAAAGAACGGCTTGATCTCAGTTACCAGCACCATGCATATTTCAGCCTGTATGAAATGGAGCAAAAGGTTTGTGCAGAAATTAAAATTCCAGTCAGATGA
- a CDS encoding AraC family transcriptional activator of pobA (product_source=KO:K18954; cath_funfam=1.10.10.60; cog=COG2207; ko=KO:K18954; pfam=PF12833; smart=SM00342; superfamily=46689), with translation MKHYKNLAELHRENAFPPPENPLFSIYKCDHMCSMGDREFTSDFYMIGFKKIIAGQILYGRTKYDHESGSMMFFKPHQVIEMKNLGMDEDGFLIFIHEDFLNGHMLHDTVKKYHYFDYETNEALHLSPSEESTVWELYHKIETEYRNNQDEYSRELILANVDTLLKYSQRFYKRQFLNRTEISGKTVTRFNEEINKYVANGLLATKGLPSVHDMAARLNISAGYLTDVLKQESGKTALEHIHIYLISEAKNRLIGENRSVSEIAYALGFENLSYFSRLFKKEVGISPNTFKKQLLN, from the coding sequence ATGAAACACTATAAAAATTTGGCCGAATTACATCGGGAAAACGCATTTCCTCCACCCGAGAACCCATTGTTTAGCATTTACAAATGTGACCATATGTGTAGCATGGGCGACCGGGAGTTTACGAGCGATTTCTATATGATCGGTTTTAAAAAGATTATTGCAGGACAAATTCTTTATGGACGTACAAAATACGACCACGAAAGTGGCTCGATGATGTTCTTTAAACCTCATCAGGTAATCGAAATGAAAAACCTGGGGATGGATGAAGATGGTTTTTTGATTTTTATTCACGAAGATTTTTTAAATGGACATATGTTGCATGATACCGTCAAAAAATACCACTACTTCGATTACGAAACCAACGAAGCGCTGCATCTCTCTCCCAGTGAAGAAAGTACCGTTTGGGAATTGTATCATAAAATTGAAACCGAATACCGAAACAACCAGGATGAATACAGTCGCGAATTGATTTTGGCCAATGTAGATACTTTGCTTAAGTACAGTCAGCGTTTTTACAAAAGGCAATTTCTTAACCGCACAGAAATTTCGGGCAAAACAGTAACCCGGTTTAATGAAGAAATAAATAAATATGTTGCTAATGGATTATTGGCTACTAAAGGTTTGCCATCAGTGCACGATATGGCAGCGCGTTTAAACATTTCAGCAGGTTATTTAACAGATGTTTTAAAACAGGAAAGTGGGAAAACGGCTTTAGAACATATCCATATTTACCTGATATCTGAAGCAAAAAACCGTTTAATCGGTGAAAACAGGTCGGTTTCGGAGATTGCTTATGCATTGGGATTTGAGAATCTTTCTTATTTCTCGCGTTTATTTAAAAAAGAGGTTGGTATTAGTCCAAATACGTTTAAAAAGCAGTTGCTGAATTGA
- a CDS encoding NAD(P)-dependent dehydrogenase (short-subunit alcohol dehydrogenase family) (product_source=COG1028; cath_funfam=3.40.50.720; cog=COG1028; pfam=PF00106; superfamily=51735) — protein MSKIILITGASRGFGKIWAKALLERGDKVAATARNTADLNDLVEAYGDAVFPLQLDVNDRDACFAVVEKVKQHFGHIDVLINNAGFGLFGAIEETSEQQARAQMETNFFGLLWVTQAIVPLMREQKAGHIIQVSSFLGLVSLPVLGLYNASKYAVNGLSETLATEVKGFGINVSLIEPNGFSTDWSGASAFQTDPLEVYAPVKKAFFDASTPDSWGKPEATVPAVLALIDSPKPPLHFLLGKVALQGVKQVYAERLAEFDEWAEVATNAHGH, from the coding sequence ATGTCGAAAATAATTTTAATTACCGGTGCTTCACGTGGCTTTGGTAAAATCTGGGCAAAGGCCCTTTTAGAACGTGGTGATAAAGTAGCTGCAACCGCAAGAAATACAGCAGATTTAAATGATTTGGTAGAAGCTTATGGCGATGCGGTGTTTCCGCTTCAATTGGATGTAAACGATAGAGATGCCTGTTTTGCCGTAGTTGAAAAAGTTAAGCAGCACTTTGGCCACATTGATGTATTGATCAATAATGCGGGATTTGGTCTATTTGGTGCCATAGAAGAAACGAGCGAACAACAGGCACGTGCACAAATGGAAACCAATTTTTTTGGTCTGCTGTGGGTAACACAAGCAATTGTTCCGTTAATGCGCGAACAAAAAGCCGGGCACATTATCCAGGTTTCTAGCTTCCTGGGCTTGGTGAGTTTGCCCGTGCTGGGTTTGTACAATGCCTCAAAATATGCGGTTAACGGCTTAAGTGAAACCTTGGCTACAGAAGTAAAAGGTTTTGGCATTAATGTAAGTTTAATCGAACCAAATGGTTTTTCTACCGATTGGTCGGGTGCCTCAGCTTTCCAAACAGATCCGCTAGAAGTATATGCTCCAGTTAAAAAAGCATTTTTTGATGCTTCAACACCCGATAGTTGGGGCAAACCAGAGGCAACGGTACCCGCTGTATTGGCATTGATCGACAGTCCTAAACCTCCTTTACACTTCTTGTTGGGTAAAGTGGCTCTACAAGGTGTTAAACAGGTTTATGCAGAACGTTTGGCTGAATTTGACGAATGGGCTGAAGTAGCAACCAATGCACACGGTCATTAA
- a CDS encoding hypothetical protein (product_source=Hypo-rule applied): MKNILFLFVAFALVSCKKSERYGPLNLKNGQEVELLVSPRYAADNDPLLTLPGNVDAGASLWGFDQREPGYSYRVKARFNRDKEPLQDGPEYYFIFEKIISKEQYKGSESFTVQLITNYVVGGPVIRLSKTGNDYYMIPDKLQLTYANSTVQNELEEIWLNVQEIRANWQKGQRPKWKAIKATVVHDPQKFGKAYLVQQIQFID; this comes from the coding sequence ATGAAAAACATACTTTTTCTTTTTGTAGCCTTTGCACTTGTTTCATGTAAAAAATCGGAAAGATATGGTCCGCTGAACTTAAAAAACGGACAGGAAGTTGAATTGCTGGTAAGCCCACGTTATGCTGCAGATAATGACCCGCTTTTAACGTTACCCGGTAATGTAGATGCTGGTGCTTCTCTATGGGGTTTTGATCAAAGAGAACCTGGTTATTCGTACCGCGTTAAAGCCAGATTCAACCGCGATAAAGAACCACTTCAAGACGGGCCTGAATACTACTTTATTTTCGAAAAGATAATTAGCAAAGAGCAGTATAAAGGAAGCGAGTCTTTCACAGTACAACTCATTACCAACTACGTTGTTGGTGGACCAGTAATAAGACTAAGCAAAACAGGAAACGATTATTATATGATTCCTGATAAGTTACAACTCACTTATGCAAATAGCACGGTTCAGAACGAACTTGAAGAAATATGGCTAAATGTACAGGAAATCCGTGCAAACTGGCAAAAAGGGCAACGACCAAAATGGAAGGCTATTAAAGCTACAGTGGTACACGATCCGCAGAAGTTTGGAAAAGCCTACCTGGTACAACAGATACAATTCATTGATTAA
- a CDS encoding L-rhamnose mutarotase (product_source=KO:K03534; cath_funfam=3.30.70.100; cog=COG3254; ko=KO:K03534; pfam=PF05336; superfamily=54909), with protein sequence MKRYCLALDLVDDPKLIAEYEAYHLNGWPEIKRSIIESGVLEMEIYRISNRLFMIMETEEDFSFEKKTAMDVANPKVKEWEELMWKYQQALPLAKPGEKWLLMKNIFKLNEL encoded by the coding sequence ATGAAAAGATATTGTTTAGCACTGGATCTTGTTGATGATCCAAAACTCATAGCGGAGTATGAAGCGTATCACCTTAATGGCTGGCCTGAAATTAAGCGGAGTATTATCGAATCGGGGGTTTTGGAAATGGAAATATACCGCATTTCGAACCGTTTGTTCATGATTATGGAAACTGAGGAAGATTTCAGTTTTGAAAAAAAAACAGCTATGGATGTTGCTAACCCTAAGGTGAAAGAGTGGGAAGAGCTGATGTGGAAATATCAGCAGGCATTACCCTTAGCAAAGCCTGGAGAAAAGTGGCTGCTAATGAAAAATATATTTAAGTTAAACGAATTGTGA
- a CDS encoding alpha-L-fucosidase (product_source=KO:K01206; cath_funfam=3.20.20.80; cleavage_site_network=SignalP-noTM; cog=COG3669; ko=KO:K01206; pfam=PF01120,PF16757; smart=SM00812; superfamily=51445), whose product MKKIVLVCLMACSLGLNLKAQQKTDKVEQGIFKPTDESLKQYKYPDWFRDAKFGIWSHWGPQAVPRQGDWYAKNMYVQGSAQNKYHVATYGTPSKFGYKDIIALWKAEKWNPEQLMALYKKAGAKYFVTMGSHHDNFFLWNSKIHKWNSVNMGPKKDVVGLWQKAAKKEGLRFGVSEHLAASFNWFQPSHGADKTGQFAGIPYDGHDPKYADLYHLPADSADMKEWLTNNPGWHKQWLENVNELVDNYHPDLLYSDSKLPFEDIGRTMVAHYYNQDMVKNKGKLEAVYTPKEPSEGKWAQDVERGVLDSISPFPWQTDTSIGDWYYRTGQKYKSANEIAQLLIDIVSKNGNLLINVVQTPEGDLEPDVVKIVTEIGDWTKLNGEGIYASRPWKVYGEGPSTIKSNQKKGHFGGLTDSGEYQSADIRYTTKEGNLFAFCLNVPNESIRMTLLGRKSKYLEKPITSVTLLGSKSKLKWVQEDDALVISKPADYPAWLVTGFKIEFKK is encoded by the coding sequence ATGAAAAAAATAGTATTAGTTTGCCTTATGGCGTGTTCCCTAGGCTTAAACCTCAAGGCACAACAAAAAACGGATAAGGTAGAACAGGGGATTTTTAAACCTACCGATGAATCCTTAAAGCAATATAAATATCCAGACTGGTTCAGAGATGCCAAGTTTGGAATCTGGTCGCATTGGGGCCCTCAGGCAGTTCCCAGACAGGGCGATTGGTATGCCAAGAACATGTATGTTCAGGGCAGTGCGCAGAATAAGTACCATGTGGCAACTTATGGTACACCATCTAAATTTGGATACAAAGATATTATCGCTTTATGGAAGGCAGAGAAATGGAACCCTGAGCAGTTGATGGCTTTGTATAAAAAGGCCGGTGCCAAATATTTTGTAACCATGGGCTCGCATCATGATAATTTCTTTCTATGGAATTCCAAAATCCATAAATGGAATTCGGTAAATATGGGGCCAAAAAAAGATGTAGTGGGCTTATGGCAAAAAGCGGCTAAAAAAGAAGGACTCCGTTTTGGCGTTTCCGAGCATCTTGCGGCCAGTTTTAACTGGTTTCAGCCAAGTCATGGCGCAGACAAAACAGGGCAATTTGCAGGGATTCCCTATGACGGACACGATCCGAAATATGCTGATCTTTATCATCTGCCTGCAGATTCGGCCGATATGAAAGAATGGCTGACCAATAATCCGGGATGGCATAAACAATGGTTGGAAAATGTTAACGAGCTGGTTGACAATTATCACCCCGACCTGCTTTATTCGGATAGTAAACTTCCTTTTGAAGATATAGGACGGACAATGGTTGCGCACTATTACAATCAGGATATGGTCAAAAATAAAGGTAAACTCGAGGCAGTATATACACCAAAAGAGCCATCTGAAGGTAAATGGGCACAAGATGTAGAACGCGGGGTATTGGATTCGATCAGCCCGTTTCCGTGGCAAACCGATACTTCAATAGGAGATTGGTATTATAGAACGGGGCAGAAATACAAAAGTGCAAATGAAATTGCCCAGCTTTTGATCGATATTGTAAGTAAAAACGGAAATCTTTTGATCAATGTTGTACAGACTCCAGAGGGAGACTTAGAACCGGATGTTGTTAAAATTGTTACAGAAATTGGCGACTGGACCAAATTGAATGGAGAAGGTATTTATGCATCGAGACCATGGAAAGTATATGGAGAAGGTCCATCTACCATTAAATCAAACCAGAAAAAGGGACACTTTGGTGGCTTAACCGATTCCGGTGAATATCAATCTGCCGATATTAGGTACACTACAAAGGAGGGCAATCTTTTTGCTTTCTGTTTGAATGTGCCAAATGAAAGCATCAGAATGACCTTACTTGGGCGCAAATCTAAATACCTGGAGAAACCCATCACTTCGGTTACGCTGCTGGGCAGTAAAAGTAAATTAAAGTGGGTGCAGGAAGATGATGCCCTTGTCATTAGCAAACCCGCAGATTATCCGGCCTGGTTGGTAACTGGTTTCAAAATAGAATTCAAAAAATAG
- a CDS encoding hypothetical protein (product_source=Hypo-rule applied; cath_funfam=2.40.70.10; cleavage_site_network=SignalP-noTM; pfam=PF13650; superfamily=50630) has translation MKRILLIVTAMLPFSVLAQKKLPIIKAGVGQAKFYEAYKASSNWYINPKIKLDVFTTGKITKSINIKFKTDIDSIVFRIGPGEQKEFIVLLNGKDSCRTKIVCPELKNFSKILPEVHDSIPFFVNKYNTNFLPVVFNKTDSLLLNFDSGATEVDFTTTALKQKVKSKPKLYNTDYDIKIGNHTYKSKIYDIELAGNETDGLLGWDIFDGMIVALDYDQNRMMVHSTMPRQILQDKQYTRFKITYIKNKPFIESEISQSGIKNKSFFFFDLGYQRTAMLDNDLLREMRFPTEKMEVIKKVIMHGTRGNEIPVTTVKLQSLKIGNFELKNVPAQVMELNKPMPGVNVHYLGTDILKRFNTVFDFQNDVIYLKPNHLYHVAYADRKI, from the coding sequence ATGAAACGAATATTACTCATTGTAACAGCCATGCTTCCCTTTTCTGTCTTAGCTCAAAAGAAATTACCAATTATTAAGGCCGGAGTTGGTCAGGCAAAATTCTACGAAGCGTACAAGGCATCATCGAACTGGTATATCAATCCCAAGATAAAATTAGATGTGTTTACAACTGGTAAAATAACCAAATCAATAAACATAAAATTCAAAACGGATATAGACTCTATTGTGTTTAGAATAGGACCTGGGGAGCAAAAAGAATTTATTGTTTTGTTAAATGGCAAAGATTCCTGCCGAACCAAGATTGTGTGTCCTGAGCTGAAAAACTTCAGCAAAATATTACCTGAAGTGCACGATTCAATTCCTTTTTTTGTGAATAAATACAATACAAACTTTTTACCGGTGGTTTTTAATAAAACTGATTCCCTTTTATTGAACTTCGATTCAGGCGCAACCGAGGTAGATTTTACTACCACTGCACTTAAGCAAAAAGTTAAATCTAAGCCCAAGCTTTATAACACCGATTATGATATCAAAATTGGGAATCATACCTACAAGAGCAAAATTTATGATATCGAATTGGCGGGCAACGAAACAGATGGTCTGCTTGGATGGGATATATTCGACGGTATGATTGTGGCATTAGATTATGATCAGAACAGAATGATGGTGCATTCTACCATGCCCAGACAGATTTTACAGGATAAACAATATACCAGGTTTAAGATCACTTATATCAAAAACAAACCTTTTATAGAAAGTGAAATTTCGCAAAGCGGGATCAAAAATAAAAGCTTCTTTTTTTTCGATTTAGGTTACCAGCGTACGGCTATGCTTGATAACGATTTGCTACGGGAAATGCGTTTTCCAACCGAGAAGATGGAAGTGATCAAAAAGGTAATTATGCATGGTACAAGAGGTAATGAAATCCCGGTAACCACAGTAAAACTGCAAAGTTTGAAGATTGGTAATTTTGAATTGAAAAATGTTCCAGCTCAGGTTATGGAGCTAAACAAGCCCATGCCAGGGGTTAACGTTCATTATCTGGGAACCGATATTCTGAAAAGATTCAATACGGTTTTTGATTTTCAAAATGATGTAATCTATTTAAAGCCAAACCATCTCTATCATGTTGCTTATGCAGACCGAAAGATTTAA
- a CDS encoding putative lactoylglutathione lyase (product_source=COG3607; cath_funfam=3.10.180.10; cog=COG3607; ko=KO:K07032; superfamily=54593), which translates to MATQIFVNLSVNDLNRSVAFFTKLGYTFNPQFTDEKATCMIISDTIYVMLLTRTFFQTFTQKEIIDAHKAIETSIAISADSKEAVNEMVDKAVAAGATIPNPATDYGFMYQHSFDDLDGHHWEYVWMDPNGMPEHQG; encoded by the coding sequence ATGGCAACTCAAATTTTTGTGAATTTATCCGTTAACGACCTTAACAGGTCGGTAGCGTTTTTCACCAAACTTGGTTATACTTTTAACCCACAGTTTACCGACGAGAAAGCAACCTGCATGATCATCAGCGATACCATTTATGTAATGCTGCTCACCAGAACCTTTTTCCAAACTTTTACCCAAAAAGAAATCATCGATGCCCACAAAGCAATAGAAACCTCTATTGCCATATCGGCCGATAGTAAAGAGGCAGTAAACGAGATGGTAGATAAAGCTGTAGCTGCTGGTGCCACAATACCTAATCCGGCCACCGATTATGGGTTTATGTACCAACATAGTTTTGATGATCTTGATGGGCACCATTGGGAATATGTATGGATGGATCCGAATGGCATGCCTGAGCACCAGGGGTAG